In a single window of the uncultured Dysgonomonas sp. genome:
- a CDS encoding class I SAM-dependent methyltransferase translates to MNLFPSLQKRYSEEQFSAAEAQRMAQEIAFGPIVFQVSRLMLKFGIFELLSESREGLTLNEISEHKKLSRYAAQVLLEASLSIGTVLVKNDKYMLSKVGWFLLNDEMARINMNFNHDVNYSGLFNLEEALLNGEPEGLKVFGEWPTIYEGLSKLPENVQKSWFDFDHFYSDNSFTQALQIVFANNPRTLLDVGGNTGRWAMKCVEFNTDVNVTIMDLPQQLELMKKQTYGQTGSDRIYGHGCNLLDKDVPFPKGFDAIWMSQFLDCFSEEEATSILTRAAASMEKSSFLYIMETFWDRQKFETAAYCLTLTSLYFTALANGNSKMYHSDDMIRCVKAAGLEVNEIHDGLGLGHSIMVCKRI, encoded by the coding sequence ATGAACTTGTTTCCTTCCTTACAAAAAAGATATTCCGAAGAGCAGTTTTCAGCGGCCGAAGCACAACGGATGGCGCAGGAAATAGCCTTTGGCCCTATTGTTTTTCAGGTATCACGGCTTATGCTCAAGTTTGGTATTTTCGAATTATTATCAGAGAGCCGGGAGGGGCTAACGCTGAATGAAATTTCGGAACATAAAAAGCTATCCCGTTATGCAGCACAAGTATTGCTGGAGGCTTCGCTTTCGATTGGCACTGTATTGGTAAAGAACGATAAATATATGCTGTCCAAGGTCGGATGGTTCTTATTGAACGATGAAATGGCACGTATCAATATGAACTTTAATCATGATGTAAACTATTCAGGGCTATTCAATCTGGAAGAAGCACTTCTGAATGGAGAACCTGAAGGACTGAAAGTTTTTGGCGAATGGCCGACAATATATGAAGGCCTGTCAAAGTTGCCTGAGAATGTACAAAAAAGCTGGTTCGATTTCGACCATTTCTATTCCGACAATTCTTTTACGCAAGCACTGCAAATAGTCTTTGCAAACAATCCCCGTACATTACTCGATGTGGGCGGTAATACAGGACGCTGGGCGATGAAATGCGTTGAATTCAACACGGATGTAAATGTAACCATTATGGATTTGCCCCAACAACTTGAATTAATGAAAAAACAAACGTACGGACAAACCGGCTCCGACCGCATATATGGACATGGCTGCAATTTGCTGGACAAAGATGTCCCTTTCCCTAAAGGCTTCGATGCTATATGGATGAGTCAGTTCCTCGATTGTTTTTCGGAAGAAGAAGCTACAAGTATTTTGACCCGCGCCGCGGCATCTATGGAAAAATCTTCGTTCCTTTACATTATGGAAACATTCTGGGACCGTCAGAAATTTGAAACAGCAGCTTATTGCCTCACTCTGACCAGCCTGTATTTTACGGCACTGGCAAACGGCAACAGCAAGATGTATCATTCGGATGATATGATACGCTGTGTAAAAGCAGCCGGACTGGAAGTTAACGAAATACACGACGGATTGGGATTGGGGCATAGCATTATGGTTTGCAAACGAATATGA
- the fabG gene encoding 3-oxoacyl-ACP reductase FabG has protein sequence MKYALVTGASKGIGRATSLKLAEMGYFILINYNSSREDAEKTLELVKEKGSDGELLKFDVSDAAETKSVLDTWTAQHKNEYIEVLVNNAGIRKDNLMIWMPEEDWTSVLNISLNGFFHVTQYMLKNMLVKRFGRIINIVSLSGIKGMKGQANYSAAKGGLIAATKALAAEVGPRNVTVNAVAPGFIQTDMVKDLPEEELKKLIPVGRFGTAEEVASLVGFLASKEASYITGEVISINGGIYT, from the coding sequence ATGAAATACGCTTTAGTAACAGGAGCCAGCAAAGGAATCGGCAGAGCAACCAGCCTCAAACTTGCCGAAATGGGATATTTTATCCTCATCAACTATAATTCGAGCCGTGAAGACGCGGAAAAAACATTAGAATTGGTTAAGGAAAAAGGCTCTGACGGTGAACTGCTGAAATTTGATGTATCGGATGCCGCCGAAACAAAGTCGGTACTTGATACATGGACAGCGCAACATAAAAACGAATATATAGAAGTTCTGGTAAATAACGCAGGTATCAGAAAAGATAACCTGATGATATGGATGCCCGAAGAAGACTGGACAAGTGTCTTAAACATCAGCCTCAACGGCTTCTTCCATGTGACCCAGTATATGTTGAAAAATATGCTGGTAAAGAGATTCGGCCGAATTATAAATATTGTATCTTTGTCCGGCATTAAAGGAATGAAAGGACAGGCAAACTATTCGGCAGCCAAAGGCGGCCTTATAGCAGCAACTAAAGCGCTTGCAGCTGAAGTCGGTCCCCGAAATGTGACTGTAAATGCCGTAGCTCCGGGATTCATACAAACAGATATGGTGAAAGACCTGCCCGAAGAAGAGTTGAAAAAACTGATACCTGTAGGACGCTTCGGCACAGCAGAAGAGGTAGCGTCATTAGTAGGTTTTCTGGCTTCGAAAGAAGCATCATACATCACAGGCGAAGTAATTTCCATTAATGGCGGCATATATACCTGA
- a CDS encoding heavy-metal-associated domain-containing protein, translating to METKTFTFKTNINCGGCIAKVTPFLDEVKGISNWNVDTANKNKVLTVVSDGITENEVIDTVQKAGFKIETI from the coding sequence ATGGAAACAAAGACATTTACATTTAAGACCAATATTAATTGTGGCGGATGTATCGCCAAAGTAACCCCGTTCCTCGATGAAGTGAAAGGTATCTCTAACTGGAATGTAGATACCGCTAATAAGAATAAGGTACTGACTGTAGTATCGGATGGTATCACCGAAAATGAAGTGATAGATACTGTACAGAAGGCGGGATTTAAGATAGAAACGATATAA
- a CDS encoding acyl-CoA thioesterase, producing MKKHKYRAKEPALTDRTTIKVRFSEVDSMRIVWHGQYIKYFEDGRETFGKRYGIGYCDIYENGYTAPIVDLTCQYKQSLSFGEEAIVETNYIASDAAKIIFEYTVYKSDGETVVATGSTVQVFLNSNNELEWTNPDFYQEWKKKWNI from the coding sequence ATGAAAAAACATAAATACAGAGCTAAAGAACCCGCACTAACAGACAGAACCACTATAAAAGTCCGTTTCAGTGAAGTAGATTCCATGCGTATTGTATGGCATGGCCAGTACATCAAGTATTTTGAGGATGGCCGGGAAACCTTTGGCAAACGGTATGGAATCGGTTATTGCGACATTTACGAAAACGGATACACTGCACCCATTGTCGACCTCACCTGCCAGTATAAGCAATCCTTATCATTCGGAGAAGAGGCTATTGTGGAAACAAACTATATAGCTTCAGACGCTGCGAAAATAATATTTGAATATACTGTTTATAAAAGTGATGGTGAGACAGTTGTCGCTACGGGCAGTACAGTTCAGGTATTCTTGAATTCTAACAATGAACTGGAGTGGACAAATCCCGATTTTTATCAGGAATGGAAGAAGAAATGGAATATCTGA
- a CDS encoding beta-ketoacyl-[acyl-carrier-protein] synthase family protein: MRRVVITGMGIYSCIGKNLDEVKESLYHGKSGIGIDPERLDFGFLSPLTGIIERPDMKKLLDRKKRNFLAEQGEYAYVATLEAFRNAGIDDAFLEANEVGVLYGNDSSALPVIEAADIIRNKKNTVLVGSGSIFQSMNSTVTMNLSVIFKLRGINLTVSGACASGSHAIGLAYFLIKNGLQDCILCGGAQEVNPYSVGSFDGLGTFSKLTDEPTKASRPFDKNRDGLIPSGGAASLVVESYESAVRRGANILAEVIGYGFSSNGDHISTPNIDGPIRSLEMCLKDANVKPEEIGYINAHATSTPIGDMNEAKAISTVLGEHKPFVTSTKSMTGHEMWMAGASEAIYSILMMNNNFIAPNLNFEEADEASALLNIPNKRIDTSFDMFLSNSFGFGGTNSTLIIKKFKE, translated from the coding sequence ATGAGGAGAGTTGTTATAACAGGCATGGGAATTTATTCCTGCATCGGAAAAAATCTTGATGAGGTAAAAGAATCGCTATATCATGGCAAATCGGGTATAGGCATCGACCCCGAAAGACTGGACTTCGGTTTCCTTTCCCCGCTGACAGGCATAATAGAAAGGCCTGACATGAAAAAACTTCTCGATCGTAAAAAACGTAACTTCTTAGCCGAACAAGGCGAATATGCATATGTTGCTACTCTCGAAGCTTTCCGGAATGCAGGAATAGACGATGCATTCCTCGAAGCGAATGAAGTAGGTGTACTTTATGGAAATGATAGCAGTGCACTCCCTGTTATAGAAGCTGCCGATATTATCCGTAACAAGAAGAATACGGTGCTCGTTGGCTCAGGATCAATCTTCCAGTCGATGAACTCGACCGTAACAATGAATCTCTCGGTTATTTTCAAGCTGAGAGGAATCAATCTCACTGTTTCAGGCGCATGTGCCAGTGGTTCACATGCTATCGGATTAGCATACTTCCTCATCAAAAACGGTTTACAGGATTGTATCCTTTGCGGAGGCGCACAGGAAGTAAACCCATATTCGGTAGGTAGTTTCGATGGATTGGGAACATTTTCCAAATTGACAGATGAACCGACCAAAGCATCCCGCCCATTCGACAAGAACAGGGACGGGCTTATTCCGAGTGGCGGTGCCGCCAGTCTGGTAGTGGAAAGCTACGAATCTGCGGTGCGACGTGGAGCTAACATTCTGGCAGAAGTAATCGGATATGGATTCTCTTCAAACGGGGACCATATATCTACTCCGAATATAGACGGGCCCATCCGTTCTTTGGAAATGTGCCTGAAAGACGCCAATGTAAAGCCGGAGGAAATCGGATATATAAACGCGCATGCCACATCTACTCCTATCGGGGATATGAATGAAGCCAAAGCAATAAGCACTGTGCTTGGAGAACATAAACCTTTTGTCACATCGACTAAATCGATGACAGGACACGAAATGTGGATGGCAGGAGCCAGCGAGGCAATCTATTCAATATTGATGATGAATAATAACTTCATCGCTCCGAATCTTAATTTTGAAGAAGCAGACGAAGCCTCGGCTTTGCTTAATATACCTAATAAACGTATTGATACATCATTTGACATGTTCCTATCCAACTCATTCGGTTTTGGAGGAACAAATTCAACCCTGATAATTAAAAAATTCAAAGAGTAA
- a CDS encoding AraC family transcriptional regulator — MEVLYIKNMVCNRCIMVVESELERLDIQPLSVRLGEVHLEKKLTTEQKNKLSGILESLGFSLIDDKKGRLIEQVKNLIIELVHYNNNNLKINLSDYISEKLHHDYNYISNLFSEVEGTTIEKYFIAQKIERVKELLVYDELTLNEIAFNLNYSSVAHLSAQFKKVTGLTPSHFKQIRTNKRKPLDEV, encoded by the coding sequence ATGGAAGTATTATATATAAAAAATATGGTTTGCAACCGTTGTATAATGGTTGTAGAATCGGAACTCGAAAGACTGGATATACAACCACTTTCAGTTCGATTGGGAGAAGTCCACCTCGAAAAGAAACTAACCACAGAGCAAAAAAATAAGCTAAGCGGGATACTCGAATCTCTGGGCTTTTCATTGATAGACGATAAAAAAGGCCGTTTGATAGAACAGGTAAAGAACCTTATTATAGAGTTGGTACATTATAATAACAATAATCTGAAAATTAATCTGTCCGATTATATTAGTGAGAAACTTCATCACGATTATAATTATATCAGCAATCTGTTTTCGGAAGTAGAGGGTACTACGATAGAAAAGTATTTTATAGCCCAGAAAATAGAAAGAGTAAAGGAGCTGCTGGTGTATGACGAACTAACATTGAATGAAATAGCTTTTAACTTGAATTATTCCAGTGTAGCTCACCTTAGCGCCCAGTTTAAGAAAGTAACGGGACTGACTCCGAGCCATTTCAAACAAATAAGAACTAACAAGCGAAAACCATTGGATGAGGTGTAA
- a CDS encoding hydroxymyristoyl-ACP dehydratase, whose protein sequence is MSKLVITEEGGILDLIPQCPPIVMVDKFYGIEGDCSYTGLTISPGNIFIENNYFKEPGIIEHIAQSAAARVGYICRQNNVAVPLGFIGSVDKMTIHILPKVGNELHTEIKIIQEVAEITLIGATVKIGDNLVAECRMKIFLKKE, encoded by the coding sequence ATGAGTAAGCTGGTAATAACAGAAGAAGGAGGTATATTGGACTTAATTCCGCAATGTCCGCCAATAGTGATGGTCGATAAGTTTTACGGAATTGAAGGTGACTGTTCATATACGGGACTGACAATCAGTCCCGGTAATATTTTCATTGAAAACAATTATTTCAAGGAACCCGGTATTATAGAACATATCGCGCAATCGGCCGCAGCACGTGTCGGATATATCTGTAGGCAAAATAATGTCGCCGTACCACTCGGCTTTATCGGATCTGTAGACAAGATGACAATTCACATCTTACCAAAGGTAGGTAATGAACTGCATACCGAGATAAAAATAATACAGGAAGTCGCCGAAATCACCCTGATAGGTGCGACAGTAAAAATCGGAGATAACCTTGTCGCCGAATGCCGTATGAAAATATTTTTGAAAAAGGAATGA
- a CDS encoding aromatic amino acid ammonia-lyase, translating to MGKTLDIDSIYTLLFKEKKLVVDKDSIDHVQQSYNFLKKFSEDKIIYGINTGFGPMAQYRVDDNFLTNLQYNIIRSHSTGAGKPLEPLYVKSAMIVRLNNLLQGKSGIHPELIHLLAEFINRSICPFVPEHGSVGASGDLVQLAHIALALIGEGEVFYNGELRNTAEVFDENRLKPISMHIREGLSVTNGTSVMTGIGIVNLIYAKRLLHWAVAASVMINEIASSYDDFMSEELNATKHHKGQKEIAKMMRKWSKGSSSLRKRENYLYNKENKEKILKHKVQPYYSLRCVPQILGPVYDTLVNTEEVLVNETNSACDNPIVDKESGNVYHGGNFHGDYVSFEMDKLKIAVTKMAMLSERQLNYLFHDRINDILPPFVNMGVLGLNYGLQAAQFTATSTTAECQTLSYPMYVHSIPNNNDNQDIVSMGTNSALLAKTVIDNGYQVMSVLFMAITQAIDCLNIQNDLSKNTKVIYDEIRDIFPKFVEDTPKYKEISKLTNYLTNKEIEKIS from the coding sequence ATGGGAAAAACCCTTGACATTGATTCTATATACACACTTTTATTTAAAGAAAAAAAACTGGTTGTTGATAAAGATAGCATCGACCATGTACAACAAAGCTACAACTTTCTGAAAAAATTTTCGGAGGATAAAATCATATATGGTATCAATACCGGATTTGGCCCTATGGCTCAATATCGTGTCGATGACAACTTCCTTACCAATCTTCAGTACAATATTATCCGCAGCCATTCCACAGGGGCAGGTAAACCATTGGAGCCTCTCTATGTGAAATCCGCGATGATAGTACGTCTGAATAACTTATTGCAGGGGAAATCAGGTATCCACCCCGAACTGATTCATTTATTAGCGGAATTTATCAACCGCAGCATCTGCCCGTTTGTACCCGAGCATGGCAGCGTAGGAGCAAGTGGCGACCTTGTACAATTGGCTCATATCGCGCTAGCTTTAATAGGTGAAGGTGAAGTGTTTTACAATGGTGAACTGAGAAATACGGCCGAGGTATTTGATGAAAACAGATTGAAGCCAATCTCTATGCACATACGTGAAGGCCTTTCGGTAACTAATGGAACTTCTGTGATGACAGGAATCGGCATTGTAAATCTCATATATGCAAAGAGATTGCTACACTGGGCCGTTGCGGCATCAGTAATGATAAATGAGATAGCCTCTTCGTATGATGACTTTATGTCCGAAGAACTGAATGCGACAAAACACCATAAAGGTCAGAAAGAGATAGCCAAGATGATGCGTAAATGGAGCAAGGGAAGTTCCAGTTTACGCAAGCGTGAGAATTACCTGTATAATAAAGAGAACAAAGAAAAAATACTTAAACATAAAGTCCAGCCATATTATTCATTACGTTGCGTTCCTCAGATATTAGGCCCTGTATACGATACTTTGGTAAATACGGAGGAAGTATTGGTTAACGAAACCAATTCGGCCTGCGATAACCCTATTGTAGACAAAGAAAGCGGAAATGTATATCATGGCGGAAATTTCCACGGCGATTATGTGTCCTTTGAAATGGATAAACTGAAAATAGCTGTAACAAAAATGGCCATGCTTTCCGAGAGACAGCTCAATTACCTGTTTCACGACCGGATAAATGATATACTTCCTCCCTTTGTAAATATGGGTGTACTGGGATTGAACTACGGGTTACAAGCTGCGCAATTTACAGCAACCTCTACCACGGCAGAGTGCCAGACACTCTCCTACCCGATGTATGTACACAGTATACCGAATAACAATGACAACCAGGACATTGTAAGTATGGGAACAAATTCAGCCCTACTTGCCAAAACTGTAATAGACAACGGATATCAGGTTATGTCTGTTTTATTTATGGCGATAACACAGGCGATAGATTGCCTGAATATACAAAACGATTTATCAAAGAATACAAAAGTAATCTACGATGAAATAAGGGATATCTTCCCTAAATTTGTAGAAGATACGCCGAAATACAAAGAGATAAGTAAGCTGACGAATTACCTAACGAATAAAGAGATAGAAAAAATTTCATGA
- a CDS encoding heavy metal translocating P-type ATPase produces the protein MKATDNTVKKTFPVLQMSCASCAISAESIVKGLKGVVNASVNFATATLAVEYLPDEISPENMRDAIQDGGYDLLIEEDKNTTAETLEEIHRKKFGDLKRKTILAIIFSIPVVAIGMFFMRIPYANEIMWVLSTPVIFWLGKDFFINAWKQAKHRSANMDTLVALSTSVAYLFSVFNTLFPDFWIARGVEPHVYFEAASVIIAFILLGRLLEEKAKGNTSSAIKKLMRLQPKTVTIIQEDGSHNQIPIENVNIGDLILVKPGEKIAVDGRVTEGTSYVDESMLSGEPVPVLKEADGKVFAGTINQKGSFRFKAEKVGSETMLAQIIKMVQEAQGSKAPVQKLVDKIAGIFVPIVISIAIVSFIIWLILGGNNGFTHGLLALVTVLIIACPCALGLATPTAIMVGVGKGAEKGILIKDAESLEQAKKINAVVLDKTGTITEGKPQVTDILWLNNDDSPKAALLSLEKQSEHPLAEAVVRYFNAEASIPVSGFESITGKGAKGFVDGQLYFVGNYKLLNENNIAINEVLNNKAKELSSQSKTVIWFADDKQAIAVVAIADEIKATSQTAVRQLQSSGIEVYMLTGDNESTAKEIAARTGIKHYKAEVLPHQKAEFIKQLQAEGKVVAMVGDGINDSTALAQADLSIAMGKGSDIAMDVAKMTIISSDLTKIPEAIKLSRQTVATIRQNLFWAFIYNLIGIPVAAGILFPINGFLLNPMIAGAAMALSSVSVVSNSLRLKWKR, from the coding sequence ATGAAAGCAACAGATAATACAGTAAAGAAGACGTTCCCCGTACTCCAGATGTCATGCGCGTCGTGTGCTATAAGCGCGGAGAGTATTGTTAAGGGACTGAAAGGGGTGGTAAATGCATCGGTTAACTTTGCTACTGCGACATTGGCTGTAGAGTATTTACCGGATGAAATATCGCCCGAGAATATGCGTGATGCCATTCAGGACGGGGGATATGATCTGCTTATCGAAGAAGATAAGAATACAACGGCTGAAACTTTGGAAGAAATTCACCGGAAGAAATTCGGCGATCTGAAACGCAAAACGATATTAGCCATAATCTTTTCTATACCGGTAGTTGCGATAGGGATGTTCTTTATGCGTATACCTTATGCCAACGAAATAATGTGGGTGCTTTCCACTCCTGTTATTTTCTGGTTGGGTAAAGATTTCTTTATTAATGCGTGGAAACAGGCAAAGCACAGATCTGCCAATATGGATACGCTTGTGGCATTGAGTACAAGTGTGGCTTATTTGTTCAGTGTGTTCAATACGCTGTTCCCTGATTTCTGGATAGCAAGAGGAGTAGAACCTCATGTCTATTTCGAGGCTGCCAGCGTTATCATTGCATTTATTCTATTAGGACGCTTGCTGGAAGAAAAGGCAAAAGGGAATACTTCGTCTGCCATAAAAAAACTGATGAGATTACAACCGAAGACCGTAACGATAATACAAGAAGATGGTAGTCACAATCAAATCCCAATTGAAAATGTAAATATAGGCGACCTGATTCTAGTAAAGCCTGGAGAAAAAATTGCAGTCGACGGACGGGTTACAGAGGGTACATCATATGTGGACGAAAGTATGTTGAGCGGAGAGCCTGTCCCCGTATTGAAAGAAGCGGATGGAAAAGTGTTTGCCGGAACAATAAACCAAAAGGGTAGTTTCCGCTTCAAGGCTGAGAAAGTAGGCTCCGAAACTATGCTTGCTCAAATTATAAAGATGGTGCAGGAAGCGCAGGGCAGCAAAGCTCCGGTGCAAAAACTGGTTGATAAAATAGCCGGAATTTTTGTTCCTATAGTGATAAGCATTGCAATTGTGTCTTTCATTATTTGGCTGATATTGGGTGGTAACAATGGATTTACTCATGGCTTACTTGCATTGGTAACGGTGCTCATTATTGCCTGCCCATGTGCTTTGGGACTTGCCACGCCGACAGCGATAATGGTCGGGGTAGGGAAGGGTGCTGAAAAAGGCATTCTGATAAAAGATGCCGAAAGCCTCGAACAGGCAAAAAAGATAAACGCAGTCGTGCTGGACAAGACCGGAACCATAACAGAAGGTAAACCTCAGGTAACCGATATTCTCTGGCTGAATAATGATGACAGCCCGAAAGCCGCTTTACTAAGTCTGGAGAAGCAGTCGGAGCATCCGCTGGCAGAGGCTGTGGTACGATATTTCAATGCAGAGGCGTCTATTCCTGTTTCCGGTTTCGAAAGTATTACGGGAAAAGGAGCTAAAGGCTTTGTTGACGGGCAATTATACTTTGTCGGAAATTATAAATTGCTGAATGAGAACAATATTGCTATAAATGAAGTTCTAAACAATAAAGCAAAAGAACTTAGTTCCCAGTCTAAAACTGTAATCTGGTTTGCCGATGATAAACAGGCCATTGCAGTCGTTGCCATTGCCGATGAGATAAAGGCTACTTCGCAAACCGCTGTCCGGCAATTACAATCATCCGGAATAGAGGTGTATATGCTTACCGGAGACAACGAATCCACAGCAAAGGAGATAGCCGCACGGACTGGTATAAAACACTATAAAGCTGAGGTATTGCCTCACCAAAAGGCTGAATTTATAAAGCAATTGCAAGCAGAAGGTAAAGTAGTAGCGATGGTCGGAGACGGGATCAATGACAGTACAGCGCTGGCTCAGGCAGATTTGAGCATAGCGATGGGTAAAGGCAGCGATATAGCTATGGATGTGGCAAAGATGACAATTATATCATCAGACCTCACCAAAATACCCGAAGCGATTAAGCTGTCGCGGCAAACAGTGGCTACTATACGGCAAAACCTGTTCTGGGCATTTATATATAACCTGATAGGGATTCCTGTTGCCGCCGGTATCCTTTTCCCCATCAACGGCTTTTTACTTAATCCGATGATAGCAGGCGCTGCGATGGCGTTGAGCAGTGTCAGTGTGGTAAGCAATAGTTTACGACTGAAATGGAAGAGATAA
- a CDS encoding acyltransferase, with product MTEWKGKTRGGVFGYLFFIFLIKKIGITAAYAFLSTIVLYFIPFAPKATGSIWYYSRKVLNKSRLSSIAMLFCSYYRFGQTLIDKVAIGNGMKEKYDFRFENYESFLDILNADTGAIIIGAHVGNWEMGTPFFDEYGKKINILLYDAEYKRIKELLQKNSVPAGFKVIPVNNTDLNHVFAIKEALDNKEYICFQGDRYINEERRLKGIFMGKETSFPSGPFLLAAKMKVPVVFYFAMREPKKSYRFHFIVAAPVSKNEKAKPEQQLLDQYVPALENILKKYPEQWFNYYNFWNEK from the coding sequence ATGACGGAATGGAAGGGTAAAACCAGAGGAGGAGTATTCGGATACCTTTTCTTTATCTTCCTGATAAAGAAAATCGGAATCACTGCTGCTTATGCATTTTTAAGCACTATCGTCTTATACTTTATCCCCTTTGCGCCAAAAGCTACCGGAAGTATCTGGTACTATTCCCGTAAGGTACTAAACAAAAGTAGACTATCTTCTATCGCGATGCTCTTCTGCAGCTATTACAGGTTTGGGCAAACGCTGATAGATAAAGTTGCTATCGGCAACGGGATGAAAGAAAAATATGATTTCCGCTTCGAAAACTATGAAAGTTTTCTAGACATACTGAATGCCGACACGGGAGCAATTATAATCGGGGCACATGTCGGCAATTGGGAAATGGGTACGCCGTTCTTTGATGAGTATGGTAAAAAAATCAACATCCTTTTATATGACGCTGAATATAAGAGGATAAAAGAATTACTTCAAAAAAATTCCGTCCCGGCCGGTTTTAAAGTAATTCCTGTAAACAATACCGATCTAAACCATGTATTCGCGATAAAAGAAGCCTTAGATAACAAAGAATATATTTGTTTTCAAGGTGATCGGTATATCAATGAAGAGAGACGACTGAAAGGTATATTCATGGGTAAAGAAACCAGCTTCCCGTCAGGGCCTTTTCTATTAGCGGCAAAGATGAAAGTCCCCGTAGTATTTTATTTTGCTATGCGCGAACCTAAGAAATCGTACCGGTTCCATTTCATCGTGGCAGCACCTGTTTCTAAAAATGAAAAAGCAAAGCCTGAACAACAATTACTTGACCAATACGTTCCGGCACTGGAAAATATTCTGAAAAAATATCCGGAACAGTGGTTCAACTACTACAATTTCTGGAACGAAAAATAA
- a CDS encoding inositol monophosphatase family protein, translated as MNLEHITSEVCKIATEGGHFLAKERKVFQRNRVEEKNAHDYVSYVDKETEKLLVKKLSVLFPEAGFVTEEETIKTEEKDYCWVIDPLDGTTNFIHDNAPYCVSIALTYKSKPLIGVVYEVCREECFYAWKGGNAYLNGKQISVSATNDINKALVGLDLPYNDKEYKPLMNHLMDQLYGKASSIRVNGSAAMSLCYVAAGRFDIWCEAFIKPWDFMAGAIIVEEAGGRISNFEGQELLFNNHHIVASNNTVIHDEILALIQPFFSFIK; from the coding sequence ATGAATTTAGAACATATCACATCCGAAGTCTGCAAAATAGCTACCGAAGGCGGGCACTTTCTTGCAAAGGAGAGAAAAGTTTTTCAAAGAAACAGAGTAGAAGAAAAAAATGCACACGACTATGTGTCTTATGTAGACAAGGAGACTGAAAAACTTCTGGTAAAAAAATTATCGGTCTTATTTCCGGAAGCCGGATTTGTCACCGAAGAGGAAACTATAAAAACCGAAGAAAAAGACTATTGCTGGGTTATCGATCCGCTTGACGGAACAACCAACTTTATTCACGACAACGCTCCGTACTGCGTAAGCATAGCCCTTACCTACAAATCGAAACCATTAATAGGCGTTGTATATGAAGTATGCCGTGAAGAATGCTTTTATGCATGGAAAGGCGGTAACGCGTACCTGAATGGAAAACAGATATCAGTATCAGCCACGAACGATATAAACAAGGCTCTGGTGGGGCTTGACTTACCATACAACGACAAAGAGTACAAACCTCTGATGAACCACTTGATGGATCAGCTATACGGTAAAGCATCGAGTATCCGCGTCAATGGTTCGGCTGCCATGTCGTTATGCTATGTAGCTGCCGGACGGTTCGATATATGGTGTGAAGCATTTATCAAACCATGGGATTTTATGGCGGGCGCGATTATTGTAGAAGAAGCCGGTGGCCGTATTTCAAATTTCGAAGGACAGGAACTTCTTTTCAATAACCATCATATCGTAGCATCGAATAATACTGTGATACATGATGAAATACTTGCATTGATACAACCTTTTTTTAGCTTTATCAAGTAA
- a CDS encoding acyl carrier protein: MTNEEIIEKIRTTLAEEFEVDVETIQPDAPLIETLEMDSLDFVDMVVLIEQNFGFTVNGNDFVNIKTFQDFYDFIIEHLDKPNDGMEG; the protein is encoded by the coding sequence ATGACGAACGAAGAGATAATCGAGAAAATAAGAACGACTTTAGCCGAAGAGTTTGAAGTAGATGTAGAAACTATCCAGCCGGATGCGCCTCTGATCGAGACACTGGAAATGGATAGCCTCGACTTTGTAGATATGGTCGTACTGATAGAACAGAATTTCGGATTCACCGTAAACGGTAATGACTTTGTAAATATAAAAACTTTTCAGGATTTCTATGATTTTATCATAGAACATCTCGACAAGCCAAATGACGGAATGGAAGGGTAA